The genomic stretch TTCCTCAACATCCTCGAGGGCGCCCGCCAGAACGCGACCGGCCACCTCGTCTACGCCAGCTCCAGCTCGGTCTACGGGCTGAACCGGAACCTCCCCTTCGCCGTCGGCAACAACGTCGACCACCCCGTCAGCCTCTACGCCGCCACGAAAAAGGCGAACGAGCTGATGGCCCACACCTACTCCCACCTCTACCGGATCCCGACGACCGGCCTCCGCTTCTTCACCGTCTACGGCCCCTGGGGACGGCCCGACATGGCCTACTACAAGTTCACCAAGGCGATCCTGAAGGGGGAGAAGATCGACGTCTTCAACGGCGGCAGGATGCGCCGCGACTTCACCTACATCGACGACGTCGTCGAGGGCTTCATCCGCGTCCTCGACCTCCCCGCCGCACCGAATCCCGCCTGGGACGGCGTGAATCCCGATCCCGCCTCCAGCACCGCTCCCTACCGCGTCTACAACATCGGGAACAACCGCCCCATCGAGCTCATGGCCTTCATCGAGGAAATCGAGAAGGCGACCGGAAAAAAGGCGATCCTGAATCACCTCCCCATGCAGCCCGGCGACGTCGAGGAAACCGCCGCCGACGTCGAGGCGTTGCGGGAGGCCGTCGGCTTCGCCCCCTCCACGCCGATCTCCGAGGGGATTCCCCGCTTCGTGAAGTGGTATCGGGAACGGGGCCACGCGCTCGATTAGCCAGGGCTAGCGCCCCGTCTTCTTCGGATCGAACGCGTCGCGCAGCCCGTCGCCGACGAAGTTCAGCGAGAGGATCGTCGCCCCCAGCGCCACGGAGGGGAAGACGATCAGCCACGGGAACTCCTCCATCACCTTCGCGCCGTCGTCGATCAGCGAGCCCCACGAACTCATCGGGGGCTGGACGCCGAGGCCGAGGAAGCTGAGGAACGCCTCGGTCAGCATGACTGCCGGGACGGTCAGTGTCGCGTAGACGATCACCGGGCCGATGGCGTTCGGGATCAGGTGCCGGAAGACGATACTCCGCTCCGAGGAGCCGAGGATCCGCGCCGCCGCCACGAAGTCCTGCTGCCGGAGGGACTGGACCTGCCCCCGGACGATCCGGGCCATCGAGAGCCACTCCACCGCCCCGATGGCGACGAAGAGGAGGATGAAGTTATGGCCGAAGAAGACCGTCAGCAGGATGACGAAGACAGTGAACGGAAGCGCGTAAAGGATGTCGACCGCCCGCATCAGCACCGAGTCGATCCACCCGCCGCAATAGCCCGAGATCGCCCCGTAGACGACGCCGATGACGAGGGAGACCGCCGTGGCGCAGAGGCCGACGGAGAACGAGATCCGCCCGCCGTAGAGGATGCGGACGAAGAGGTCGCGCCCCAGCTCGTCGGTCCCGAACCAATGGGCGCGGCCCGGCCCCGTCGCGCCGAGGGCGAGGTTGTTCGCCGCATAGGACTGGCCGCAGAGCCATGGCCCCGCGACGACCAGGACGATCAGCCCCAGCAGGAACCAGAGGGAGTAGAAGGCGAGCGGCCGCCGCCGGAACCGCTTCCAGACGCCGGGCTGGGCCGAGACGGGGAGGTGATCACTCATACTTCAGCCTCGGGTTGATCGCGATGAGGACCATGTCGAAGATCAGGTTGAAGACCAGCAGCAGCACGGCGTAGAAGAGGATCGTCCCCAGCACCATCGTGTAGTCCCGGTTGAAGGCCGCCGTGACGAAGAACCCTCCGAGGCCCGGGATCTGGAAGATCGACTCGACGGCGAACGATCCCGTCAGCACCCCCGCCGTCGCCGGGCCCATGAGGGAGAGGACCGGCGTCATCCCGCCCCGGATGGCGTGACGGAAGACGACGGCCCACTCGGTGACGCCCTTCGCCCGCGCCGTTCGGATGTAATCCTGGGAAAGGACCTCGAGCATCCCCGCCCGCGTCATCCGGGCCAGGACGGCCGCCGCCCCGATGCCGAGCGTCAGCGCGGGGAGGAGACGGTTGTTCCAATCGAACCATCCCGAGGCGTCGCACCAGCCGAGGGTGAAGGCGAAGAAGAGGATGAGGAGCGGCCCGAGGACGAACGACGGCAGGCAGATGCCGAGCATCGCCCCCGCCATCGGAATCCAGTCGGCGGGCGTGTCGGCCTTCAGCGCCGCCACCATCCCCAGCGGGACGCCGACGAGGAGGGCGAAGCCGAGCGCCCAGAGCCCCAGCTCGGCCGAGACCGGGAACGCCTGCGCGATCAGCTCGTTCACACTCCGCGTCGGGTACTTGAACGAGGGGCCGAGGTCGCCATGGAGGAGATTCCCCATGTAGCGGACGTATTGGACGCCGAGCGGCTGGTCGAGGCCGTAGTGATGGTTCAGTACCGCCAGCGTCTCCTTCCGCAGCGCCTTCTCGCCGGAGAACGGCCCCCCCGGCGCGAGCCGGATCAGGAAGAACGAGAGCGTCGCGATGACAAAGAGGACGGGGATCATCTCCAGCAGGCGCCGGGCGAGGAAGCGGATCATTGTTTCTCCAATCGGGCCTGTCCGGCCTTCGCCGGATCGAGCCACAGGGTCTTGTAGGAATGGGCCTCCAGCAGGTTCGGCCTCCATCCCTGCACCTCGGGTCGGACCAACAGCGGTTTCGTGTAGAAGTAGATCGGCATGAGCGGCATCTCGTCCATGAGAAGATGTTCCGCCTGCTTCAGGAGCACGAGCCGCGCCCGGGCGTCGGCCGTCCGCTTGGCCTGTTCCATCAGTCCGTCGTACCGGGGATTCGCCCAACCGGTGTGGTTGTTTTCGGCATCGCCCCGCATGATGTCGAGGAAAGCCGTCGGGTCGAAGTAGCCGCCGCCCCACCCCATGCGCGCCACCTGGTAATCCTTTTTCTGAAGCGTCTCGTAGTAGACTTTCGCTTCCTGGTTGTAGAGCGTGACGTCGATCCCGAGATTCTTCTTCCACATCTGCTGGATCGCCTCGGCAATGCGACGATGCCCCTCGCTGGTGTTGTAGAGCAGCTCGACCTTGGGAAAACCCTTCCCGTCGGGATATCCTGCGGCGGCCAGGAGCCGCTTCGCCTCGGCCAGATCGGCGGAAAACATCGGCCCGCTATCGTCGACGTCATAAGCCCCCATGCCCGGCGGCGTGAGACGATAGGCTGGAACCTGCCCCCCCCGCATCACTTCCTTCACGATGCTCTCCCGGTCGATCGCCAGCGCGAGGGCGCGGCGCACCTCGACCTTGTCGAACGGCTTGCGATCGACGTTGAACTGATAGAAATAGCTGACCAGGATCGGCCCGTTCTGGAAGAACTCCGGATGATGGGCGCGGTACCCGTCGATCTTCGAGAGCGGCATCGAGAAGGTCACATGGATCTGGCCGGAGCGGAACGCCCGCTCCTCGCTATCCTGGCTTCCGATGGGGAAAAACCGGATCGCGTTGAGGCGGACCTGCGCGGCGTCCCAATAGTAGGGATTCTTCACCACCTCGATCACGTCGTTCACCTTCCATTTCTTCAGCGTGAAGGCCCCGTTGCCGACGAGGTTCCCCGGCAACGTCCAGGCGGTGTCCCGCTGGTCGATGGCTCCGAATTTTTCGATCGTTTTCTGGTGAATCGGATACCACGGATCGCCCGACATCAAATAAAGGAGGTAGGGAACGGGATAGTCGAGATGAAGGCGGAAGGTGTGGGCGTCGGGAACCTCGTAACCGACCTGGGAAAAATCGGTGATCTTGCCCAGGTTGTAGGCCTGGGCGTTGTGGACCATGAAATGATGCCGCGCCGCCTCGGACCCGAGGTTCGGCGAGAGAATCCGCCGCGCGGCGTAAAGGAAGTCGTAGGCCGTAAGGGGATCGCCGTTCGACCACTTCGCCTCGGGCCTCAGGTGGAAGGTGTAAGTCAGCCCGTCGGGCGAGATTTCCCAGGAAGAGGCCGTCGCCGGAATCGGCTGGAGCGTCGTCGAATCGACATCGGTCAACCCCTCGAAGAGCGCCGCCGTGATCTTTCCATCCATGTCCCACTGGGTCATGTGGGGATCGATCGAGCTCGGCTCCGACGCATTGCCGAGAAGGAGAACCCCTTCGCGGTCGCCCTTCTCGACGGGGGTCTCCCGCTTCTTGCAGCCGGTGAAGGCCAGGGCCAAGGCCAGGAGAGGAAGCAGGAGGCGGTTCATTGCGCGGGCCCCGGGGGGTAGTCGACGCCGAGGCGGTCGATCAGGAAGGCGTACATATCGGCCTTCTCCTCGACAGTGGAGCGGACGAGGTCGGCCCCGCCGTGACCGGCGTTCTTCTGGACGCGGAGGAGGAAGGGACCGCTCCCGGGAGCGGCCTCGGCCTGGAGCTTCGCGATCATCTTCCGCGCGTGCATCGGGTCGACCCGGTCGTCGCTGTCGGCGGAGAGCATCAGGACGGCGGGGTAGGCCGCCCCCTTCGTCACGTGCTGGTAGGGGGAATAGGCCGCGAGCCACTTCAGCGCCGCCGGATCGGCCGGATCGCCGTATTCCTCGATCCACGTCCTCCCGCTGCCGAAGAGAGTGTAACGGACCATGTCGAGGAGCGGCACCGCGCAGACGACGGCGCGGTAAAGCTCGGGATGCTGGGTCAGCGCCGCGCCGACGAGGAGGCCGCCGTTCGAGCCGCCCGAGATGGCGAGCTTCTCCGCCCGCGTGTACTTCCCGTCGATGAGGAACCGGGCGGCGGCGGTGAAGTCGTCGAAGACGTTCTGCTTCCGCTCGAGCATCCCGGCCCGGTGCCATTCCTCGCCGTACTCGCCCCCGCCCCGGAGGTTCGCCACCGCGTAGATCCCCCCCGCCTCCAGCCACGCATAGAGGCTGGAGGAGAAATAGGGCTCCATCGTCACCGAGAAGCCGCCGTAGCCCGAGAGGAGGAGCGGATGATTCCCGTCGCGCAGGCCGTCCTTCAGCGCCTCCTTCCGCCCGACGATGAACATCGGGACCCGCGTCCCGTCCTTCGACGCGTAGAAAACCTGCTTCACCTCGTAGGGCGCGGGATCGATCGGGAACTTCACCTCATCCCAGAGCGTCGTCTTCGCCGTCCCGACGTCGAGGCGGAAGATCCGGGGCGGGATCGTGAACGAGGCGAAGCGGAAGAACGCCTCGCCGCTCTTCGCCCGTCCCGAAAGGCCGCCGAGGCTCCCGAGGCCGGGCAGCTCGACCGTCTTCGGATGGCCGCCGTCGAGGTCGCGGAGTTCGAGCGAGTGGCTCGCGTCCTGCGTCCGGACCAGCGCCAGCTTCCCCCCGATCAGCGAGATCGACTGGATCACCCCTGCCGAGGCCGGGACGATCTCCTTCCAGTTGTCGCGGGCCGGATCGGCGGCGGAGACCTGGTAGACCGCGCCGTGCGATTCCCTGTCGGCGCTCAGGATCGTGAAGGACCCGTGCCACGGGATCACCGAGGTCTCCCCCTTCAATCCCTTCGCCAGTTCCTTCCAGCCACCGTCGGGCGATTTCAGGTCGCGGTAGAAAACATCGGTCTCGGACCAGCCATGGCTGATCGTCGCGATGAGGTAGCGCCCCTCCTCGTCGACCCCCGCGCCGAGGAACGTCCGGGCGTCGCCCGTCGCCGGATGGACGACCTCGTCCCGCGCCGGATCGGTCCCGAGGCGGTGGAAGCGGACCTCCGCATGGCCGGGCCGGTCGGCCGTCGGGATCGCCGGATCGACCGGGAGCCACGTGTAAAAATAACCGCTCCCGTCGGGGAGCCACGAGGGGGAGGCGTACTTCGCCCCCGGGATCACGTCGGTCTCCGCCGTCCTCCCCGTCGCCACGTCGAGGAGGTAGAGCGTCGCCTCGTCCGAATTGTTCCGGTGGAGCGAATAGGCGACCTTCGTCCCGGCCTCGTTCGGAACCCAGACGCCGAGGGAGGTGCTGCCGTCGGCGCTCAACGTCTCGGGGTCGAGCAGAATCCGCTCCTTCCCCTTCTCCCGCACCACCTCGACCGCCTTCTCCCGCCCCGCTTCCTTCCGGGCATAGAAATAACGGCCGTCCGCCTCCTCCGGCACGCCGACGGCGGGGAGGTAAAGGAGTTCGGAAAGGCGCTTCTGCAGCAGGGGCCGCGAGGGCAGCGCGTCGAGCCACGCCCGGGTCGTTGCGGCTTCCTTCGCCGTCCATTCCTCGGTCCGGACGCTCTTCGCGTCTTCCAGCCACAGGAACGGATCATCAGACACCGCGTTCACCGGAGCCCCTTTCCGCTCACAACCCGCGAGGGCAAGGACGACGAGGAGCAATGGCAGAAAAAAGCGGCGATCATCCACAAAGAGTAATTAGATCACTCTCCTCCCCTCCGCAAGGATTGAACCCTTGCAAAAGCTACGCTACAAAGCGGGAACCGATCCCGCCATGAAAGCCCTCTTCCCCCTCGCCTTTCTTGCCCTGACCTCCTCTCTCCTGGCCGACACGCCCGCCCCCGCCGCAGCGGACGCGATCCCGGGCCGCGTCGAGAAAGGGAACCTCGTCATGGAGAACATCCCGGCGATCCCGCCCGCCCTCTCCGACCGCCTCCTCCAATACCAGAGCACCCGGGGCGCGGGCCTTGCCGGATGGGAACAGGGACCGAACGCGGGCAGCCTCCTCATCCTCACCCGCTTCGCCGAGACGGCCCAGGTCCACCGCGTCGCCGGGCCGGGCATGGACCGCCAGCAGCTCACCTTCTTCAAGGAACCGATCGGCGGCGCCTTCCCCCGCCCCATCCCCGCCGGTTCGGGCAACGCCCCCGGCTTCCTCTACCTGAAGGACGTCGGCGGCAACGAGAACCACCAGATCCATTTCTTCAACAGCCAGACCGGCCTCTCCACCCTCCTCACCGACACCAAGACCCCCGCCAAGCACGGCGGCATCCGCTGGGCCCACAAGGGGAACCAATACGCCTACTACGACCTCGGCCGCAACGGGCGGGACTGGGACCTCTACGCCGCCTCGCCCGACGACGCGAAGTCGGCCCGCCTCCTCCTCGCCAACGCCGGGGCCTGGGTCCCCCTCGATTGGTCGCCCGACGACCGCCGCCTCCTCGTCATGCACGAGATCTCGGCGACCGAATCATACCTCTTCGTCCTCGATATTTCCTCGAAGAAGCTGACCCCCGTCCATCCGACCAAGACGAAGATCAGCTACGGCGACGCCCGCTGGAGCCCCGACGGCAAGGGGATCTACCTCACCTCCGACGAGGGCTCCGAGTTCCACCGCCTCGTCTACTTCGACCTCGACAAGGAAAAGCTGAAGTCCCTCACCGACGCGATCCCGTGGGACGTCGACGAGATCGAAACCTCCCCCGAGGCCGGCCTCCTCGCCTTCACGACGAACGAGGGCGGCGTCGGCAAGCTCTATCTCCTCGACCCCAAGACCCAGGAATACCAGCCCGCCGCCGACATCCCCGTCGGCCAGGTCGGCGGCCTCAGCTTCTCGCCCGACGGGACGAAGCTCGGCCTCACCCTGAACTCCCCCCAGAACCCCGCCGACGTCTACGTCCTCACCCTCGCCCAAAACAGCTCGGAAAGGAGCCTCCAGCGGTGGACCAACAGCGAGGTCGGCGGCCTCAACACCGCCACCTTCCCCGTCCCGACGCTCATCGCCTACGACACCTTCGACACCGTCCCCTCCGCCCCCGGCGCGAGCGACACCAAACCCCGCCAGATCCCCGCCTTCTACTACAAGCCCGCAAAGGCCGACGCGAAGAGCCCTGCCCCCGTCGTCATCCTCATCCACGGCGGCCCCGAGGGGCAGTTCACCCCCGGCTTCTCCGCGATGATCCCCTTCTACGTGAACGAGCTCGGCATCGCCCTCCTCGTCCCGAACGTCCGGGGCTCCAGCGGCTACGGGAAGAGCTACCTCGACCTCGACAACGGCGAGAAGCGCGAGGATTCCGTGAAGGACATCGGTGCCCTCCTCGACTGGATCGCGAAGCAGCCGGAGCTCGACGCGAAGCGCGTCATCGTCTCCGGCGGCTCCTACGGCGGCTACATGGTCCTCGCCTCCCTAATCCACTATCCCGACCAACTCCGCGCCGGGATCGAGGAGGTCGGCATCACCCACTTCGTCACCTTCCTGAAGAACACCGAGGACTACCGCCGCGACCTCCGCCGCGTCGAATACGGCGACGAGCGCGACCCCCGCATGGCCCTGATCCTCGACGACATCTCTCCGCTGACCCATGCCGAGAAGCTGACCCGCCCCCTCTTCATCGTCGCCGGGGGCAACGATCCCCGCGTCCCCGCCTCCGAGGCCGAGCAGCTCGTCGCCGCCCTCAAGAAAAACAAGCAGGCCCCCTGGTACCTCCTCGCCAAGGACGAGGGCCACGGCTTCGCGAAAAAATCGAACCGCGACTTTCTCGGAGCTGCCAAGGTTCTCTTTCTCCAGGAGAATCTTACGAAATAAAACTAAAGCGTTTACATAAATAATCGGGGTCGTTGACACCCCCAAACGGGGGGCCGACATTATAGGTAATTACGCCAAGTGGGCGTTGAGTAGGAACCCTCAACCTTGGAGTCTGCCACATGAAACCCCGCACCGCGCCGGTGATGAAAGTCACCGGAGCCTTTCCCGACCTGGAAACCGCCACGAGCGCCGTCCGTACCCTGCGTAAGACCGGCTACCGCAGCGGGCAGATCCGCATCCTGCGCCGTCTCATGCCGCAGCAGTTCCTGAAGAAACTCCCTCACCCCCTCTTCGCCCGCTACCTCCGCCACCTGGCGGGCGTCAGCACCATCCTCGTCTGCGTCAGCGCCCGGAACATCGACGACGCGAAGACGATCCTCGAAAGCGGCGGGGCCCAGGTCGCCCACAACCGCTACTTCCATTCGTTCTCCGACGCCCCCTCCCCGGGCCCCCAGGCCCTCTCGGTCAACCGCTGGCACGAATAGCGTCGGCCATTGTTTAGCCTTCCCCGTGAGGGGCCGAAGTGGCATCTTCGGCTCCTCATGAGTAAGATGGAATGGCCGAAGCTCCTCTCGCACCGCCGCCTCGGCAAACTCGACAAGGCGACCGAGGCGATCGATCCGGCGCGCCCGCCCTTCCATCAGGACTTCGACCGGATCGTCTTCTCCACCGCCTTCCGCCGCCTCCAGGACAAGACCCAGGTCTTCCCCCTCGCCGACAACGATTTCGTCCACACCCGCCTCACCCACAGCCTGGAGACCTCGTGCATGGGCCGGAGCCTCGGCACCGCCGTCGGACAGGATCTCGTGAAGCGGGACCGCCGCCTTCGCCATCTCCATCCCTCGGACATCGGGGCCATCGTCTCCTCCGCCTGCCTCGCCCACGACATCGGGAACCCCCCCTTCGGCCATTCCGGCGAGGACGCCATCCGCCATTGGTTCAAGACCTCGAAGACCATCGACACCTTCCGCGCCGACCTCAGCGAGGGCGAGCAGAAGGACCTCGAATTCTACGAGGGCAACGCCCAGGGCTTCCGCCTCCTCGCCCGCCTCCAGATGGCGAAGGACAAGGGCGGCCTCCAGCTCACCTGCGCCGCCCTCGGGGCCTTCGCGAAATATCCCGCCCCCTCCTCCGCCCACGGCGATCCCTCGACGCCCTGGGCGAAGAAGAAATTCGGTTACTTCCAGAGCGAAGCCGCCCTCTTCGACCAGGCTGCCGGGGAACTCGGCCTCTTCCGGCAGGGCCAGGGCTGGTGCCGCCATCCCCTCGTCTTCCTCGTCGAGGCCGCCGACGACATCTGCTACCGGATCATCGACTTCGAGGACGGCTTTCGCCTCGGCCACGTCACCTACAACGAGGTCCATACCCTCTTCGACAAAGTCATCGGGAAAAAATCGAAGGCGGAGCGGCTTCCCGACCGCCAGCGCAACCACGTCGGCATCCTCCGCGCCCAGGCCATCGGCTCCGCCATCCAGCAGACCACCCAGGCCTTCCTCCGCCACCACGACTCCATCCTCGCCGGCGAACTGATGATCCCCCTCATCAAGCTCCCCGACTTCCCCTCCGGCCCCGCGCTGGAGAAAATCCAGAAAGTCTCGATCCCGAAGATCTACGGCTCCGAGCAGGTCGTCCGGATCGAGGCCGCGGGCTTCGAGGTCCTCGGCGGCCTCCTCGAGCTCTTCGCTTCGGCCCAGTTCTCCCCCCGCCGGAGCGCCCAGGACAAGACCCTCCTCCGCCTCGTCCCCGCTCAGTTCCGCAACGACACCCTCCCCCGCTACCACCAGCTCCTCGACCTCCTCGACTTCGTCTCGGGGATGACCGATAGCTACGCCGTCAGTCTGTACAAGATGCTGAAGGGGATTTCGTTGCCCGGCCGCTAAGCCCGTCCCCCTCGGTTCCCCCAGCCTTTATCCAGCTGTAGGGGGGTCTCCACCCGGTCCCGAAGGAGCACCCAGCGCCCCCCTTCGCGCCCCCTTTCCCCGATCAGCATTGAAAAGCCCCCGTATCGGGGTAGATTGATCCCATCCCCCCGATGAAAGAGACCCTCTCGTTCCAAGGCCGCAACGTCGTCCGCCTCTCCTGCGGCACCGCCTCCATCCTCATCGCTCCGCAGCACGGCGCGCAGCTCCTCGAATGGAGCTTCGGAGGGAAGCAGATCATCCGCTGGCCCGCCGACGCCGATTGGTCGGCACCGACGAAGATCCGCGGCGGCGACCCGATCCTCTTTCCCTTCATCGCCCGCCACTACGTCGACGGCGTCCTCGGCAAGTGGAAGGACGCCGCCGGGGTCGTCCGCGACCTCCCCGCCCACGGCTTCGCCCGGGAGATGCCCTACGAAGTCCTCGAGAGCATCGATTCCCTGGAACTCCGGATGGCGATCACCGACACCGAGGCGACCCGCCTCGCCTATCCCTTCGCCTTCCGCTTCGAGGTCGTCTATCGGCTGACCGAGACCTCCCTCGAAGTCCAATTCATCACCACGAACACCGGCGCCCCCGGCTCGGCCCCCCTCCCCTACTACGCGGGCCACCATTTCTACTTCAACATCCCCGCCAAGGACCGGGACGCCTGGGAGATCGATCTTCCCTTCGCCAAGGCCGGCTATCGCGGCGACGACGGCAACCCGGTCTGGAACGCCACCCCGCCCGCCGACACCACCCTCGGCGATCCCGACCTCGTCGACCGCTTCCACACCGGTCCCCTCGAAACCACCTTCGCCGCCCTCGACCGCTCGACCGGGGCGAAGATCGCCTTCGACCTCAACCCCTCCGGCAACGCCGTCCCCTGGCACACCGTCACCACCTGGACCGAGAAGCCCGAATCCGACTTCTATTGCATCGAGCCGTGGCTCGGCCTCCCCAACGCCATCCACCATGGCGAAGGCCTCCGCCTCCTCGCCCCTGGCGCGACCGAAAAAGCCGTTTGCGTCCTCCACTATTCGCCCGGACATTAAAAGGGTATGAGCATGGCCTCCGAGCCGACGACGGCACTCCACGCGGCGATCCGGGATCTTCCGGCCGCCAGCGCCGCCGTCGTCCCCCGGAAAGTCGACTACCTCCGCCTCTCCGTCACCGACCGCTGCAATGAGCGGTGCCTCTATTGCCTCCCGGAAAGCTTTTCCGCCTGGACCGACCGGGAGGAGCTTCTCACCTGGGACGAGTTCCTCGCCATCGTCCGGGCCGCCGTCCGGCGCGGCTTCCGCCACTTCCGCGTCACCGGGGGGGAACCCCTCATCCGGGACGGCATCGTCGACTTCATCGAGCGCCTCGTCGCCACCCCCGGCGTCGAGACCGTCCAGCTGACCACCAACGGCACCCGCCTCCCCGAGCTCGCCCCCGCCCTCCGCAAGGCGGGCCTGGAGCGGATCAACATCAGCCTCGACGCCCTCGATCCCGACACCTACCACCACATCACCCGGGGCCACATCGCCCCCGTCCTCGAAGGGATCGCCCTCTGCAAGGCCCTCGGCTTCCCCTCGATCAAGCTCAACACCGTCCTCATGCGCGGCAAGAACGAGGACCAGATCGACGCCCTCGTCGCCTTCGCCGCCCGGAACGACACCGCCCTCCGCTTCATCGAGCTCATGCCGATCAGCCTCACCGAGATGCTCAACGAGTCGAATTTCCTCCCCGCGGGCGAAGTCTTCCAGCGCCTCGCCGCCCGGAGCGAGATGATCCCCCTCGAAGTCGGCAAGCCCCCCGGCCACGGTCCCGCGAAGTATTACCGGATGAAGGAGACCGGAGCGACCCTCGGCTTCATCGGCGCCCTCACCGACCTCCATTTCTGCGACGCCTGCAACAAGGTCCGCCTCACCTCCGACGGCAAGCTCCGCCCCTGCCTCGGCAACCACCTCGAGATCGACCTGAAAGCCGCCCTCCGCTCCGGCCAGCCCGCCTCCGAAGTCGCCGCCACCCTCGA from Verrucomicrobium sp. GAS474 encodes the following:
- a CDS encoding NAD-dependent epimerase; translation: MKILVTGAAGFIGSHIALRLAQAGHEVVGIDNLNDYYNPKLKEARLAELPFPKGGNFRFVKLDLSHREASEGLFAGTKFDRIAHLSAQAGVRYSLTNPHAYAESNLQSFLNILEGARQNATGHLVYASSSSVYGLNRNLPFAVGNNVDHPVSLYAATKKANELMAHTYSHLYRIPTTGLRFFTVYGPWGRPDMAYYKFTKAILKGEKIDVFNGGRMRRDFTYIDDVVEGFIRVLDLPAAPNPAWDGVNPDPASSTAPYRVYNIGNNRPIELMAFIEEIEKATGKKAILNHLPMQPGDVEETAADVEALREAVGFAPSTPISEGIPRFVKWYRERGHALD
- a CDS encoding ABC transporter permease subunit — protein: MIRFLARRLLEMIPVLFVIATLSFFLIRLAPGGPFSGEKALRKETLAVLNHHYGLDQPLGVQYVRYMGNLLHGDLGPSFKYPTRSVNELIAQAFPVSAELGLWALGFALLVGVPLGMVAALKADTPADWIPMAGAMLGICLPSFVLGPLLILFFAFTLGWCDASGWFDWNNRLLPALTLGIGAAAVLARMTRAGMLEVLSQDYIRTARAKGVTEWAVVFRHAIRGGMTPVLSLMGPATAGVLTGSFAVESIFQIPGLGGFFVTAAFNRDYTMVLGTILFYAVLLLVFNLIFDMVLIAINPRLKYE
- a CDS encoding prolyl oligopeptidase family serine peptidase, whose product is MKALFPLAFLALTSSLLADTPAPAAADAIPGRVEKGNLVMENIPAIPPALSDRLLQYQSTRGAGLAGWEQGPNAGSLLILTRFAETAQVHRVAGPGMDRQQLTFFKEPIGGAFPRPIPAGSGNAPGFLYLKDVGGNENHQIHFFNSQTGLSTLLTDTKTPAKHGGIRWAHKGNQYAYYDLGRNGRDWDLYAASPDDAKSARLLLANAGAWVPLDWSPDDRRLLVMHEISATESYLFVLDISSKKLTPVHPTKTKISYGDARWSPDGKGIYLTSDEGSEFHRLVYFDLDKEKLKSLTDAIPWDVDEIETSPEAGLLAFTTNEGGVGKLYLLDPKTQEYQPAADIPVGQVGGLSFSPDGTKLGLTLNSPQNPADVYVLTLAQNSSERSLQRWTNSEVGGLNTATFPVPTLIAYDTFDTVPSAPGASDTKPRQIPAFYYKPAKADAKSPAPVVILIHGGPEGQFTPGFSAMIPFYVNELGIALLVPNVRGSSGYGKSYLDLDNGEKREDSVKDIGALLDWIAKQPELDAKRVIVSGGSYGGYMVLASLIHYPDQLRAGIEEVGITHFVTFLKNTEDYRRDLRRVEYGDERDPRMALILDDISPLTHAEKLTRPLFIVAGGNDPRVPASEAEQLVAALKKNKQAPWYLLAKDEGHGFAKKSNRDFLGAAKVLFLQENLTK
- a CDS encoding peptide ABC transporter substrate-binding protein, with the translated sequence MNRLLLPLLALALAFTGCKKRETPVEKGDREGVLLLGNASEPSSIDPHMTQWDMDGKITAALFEGLTDVDSTTLQPIPATASSWEISPDGLTYTFHLRPEAKWSNGDPLTAYDFLYAARRILSPNLGSEAARHHFMVHNAQAYNLGKITDFSQVGYEVPDAHTFRLHLDYPVPYLLYLMSGDPWYPIHQKTIEKFGAIDQRDTAWTLPGNLVGNGAFTLKKWKVNDVIEVVKNPYYWDAAQVRLNAIRFFPIGSQDSEERAFRSGQIHVTFSMPLSKIDGYRAHHPEFFQNGPILVSYFYQFNVDRKPFDKVEVRRALALAIDRESIVKEVMRGGQVPAYRLTPPGMGAYDVDDSGPMFSADLAEAKRLLAAAGYPDGKGFPKVELLYNTSEGHRRIAEAIQQMWKKNLGIDVTLYNQEAKVYYETLQKKDYQVARMGWGGGYFDPTAFLDIMRGDAENNHTGWANPRYDGLMEQAKRTADARARLVLLKQAEHLLMDEMPLMPIYFYTKPLLVRPEVQGWRPNLLEAHSYKTLWLDPAKAGQARLEKQ
- a CDS encoding prolyl oligopeptidase family serine peptidase — encoded protein: MSDDPFLWLEDAKSVRTEEWTAKEAATTRAWLDALPSRPLLQKRLSELLYLPAVGVPEEADGRYFYARKEAGREKAVEVVREKGKERILLDPETLSADGSTSLGVWVPNEAGTKVAYSLHRNNSDEATLYLLDVATGRTAETDVIPGAKYASPSWLPDGSGYFYTWLPVDPAIPTADRPGHAEVRFHRLGTDPARDEVVHPATGDARTFLGAGVDEEGRYLIATISHGWSETDVFYRDLKSPDGGWKELAKGLKGETSVIPWHGSFTILSADRESHGAVYQVSAADPARDNWKEIVPASAGVIQSISLIGGKLALVRTQDASHSLELRDLDGGHPKTVELPGLGSLGGLSGRAKSGEAFFRFASFTIPPRIFRLDVGTAKTTLWDEVKFPIDPAPYEVKQVFYASKDGTRVPMFIVGRKEALKDGLRDGNHPLLLSGYGGFSVTMEPYFSSSLYAWLEAGGIYAVANLRGGGEYGEEWHRAGMLERKQNVFDDFTAAARFLIDGKYTRAEKLAISGGSNGGLLVGAALTQHPELYRAVVCAVPLLDMVRYTLFGSGRTWIEEYGDPADPAALKWLAAYSPYQHVTKGAAYPAVLMLSADSDDRVDPMHARKMIAKLQAEAAPGSGPFLLRVQKNAGHGGADLVRSTVEEKADMYAFLIDRLGVDYPPGPAQ
- a CDS encoding ABC transporter permease, whose protein sequence is MSDHLPVSAQPGVWKRFRRRPLAFYSLWFLLGLIVLVVAGPWLCGQSYAANNLALGATGPGRAHWFGTDELGRDLFVRILYGGRISFSVGLCATAVSLVIGVVYGAISGYCGGWIDSVLMRAVDILYALPFTVFVILLTVFFGHNFILLFVAIGAVEWLSMARIVRGQVQSLRQQDFVAAARILGSSERSIVFRHLIPNAIGPVIVYATLTVPAVMLTEAFLSFLGLGVQPPMSSWGSLIDDGAKVMEEFPWLIVFPSVALGATILSLNFVGDGLRDAFDPKKTGR
- a CDS encoding deoxyguanosinetriphosphate triphosphohydrolase, whose amino-acid sequence is MSKMEWPKLLSHRRLGKLDKATEAIDPARPPFHQDFDRIVFSTAFRRLQDKTQVFPLADNDFVHTRLTHSLETSCMGRSLGTAVGQDLVKRDRRLRHLHPSDIGAIVSSACLAHDIGNPPFGHSGEDAIRHWFKTSKTIDTFRADLSEGEQKDLEFYEGNAQGFRLLARLQMAKDKGGLQLTCAALGAFAKYPAPSSAHGDPSTPWAKKKFGYFQSEAALFDQAAGELGLFRQGQGWCRHPLVFLVEAADDICYRIIDFEDGFRLGHVTYNEVHTLFDKVIGKKSKAERLPDRQRNHVGILRAQAIGSAIQQTTQAFLRHHDSILAGELMIPLIKLPDFPSGPALEKIQKVSIPKIYGSEQVVRIEAAGFEVLGGLLELFASAQFSPRRSAQDKTLLRLVPAQFRNDTLPRYHQLLDLLDFVSGMTDSYAVSLYKMLKGISLPGR